From the Lepus europaeus isolate LE1 chromosome 12, mLepTim1.pri, whole genome shotgun sequence genome, one window contains:
- the FUT7 gene encoding alpha-(1,3)-fucosyltransferase 7, whose protein sequence is MSNAGLSSTRRQRAWGGLVGVALLLALWLLWLLGPAPGGAPGPQPTVTILVWHWPFAEQPPELPHNTCTPYGLAHCRLSTDRSLLASADAVVFHHRELETRRSRLPLAQRPQGQPWVWASMESPSHTHGLHRLRGVFNWVLSYRRDSDIFVPYGRLEPRLGPAPPLPAKSGLAAWVVSNFQERQLRAKLYRQLAPHLRVDVFGRASRRPLCADCLLPTVARYRFYLAFENSQHRDYITEKFWRNALAAGAVPVVLGPPRATYEAFAPADAFVHVDDFGSAFELAAFLAGMNESRYQRFFAWRSRLRVRLFSDWRERFCAVCARMPHLPRGRVYEDLEGWFRA, encoded by the exons ATGAGTAATGCGG ggctCAGCTCCACCCGGAGgcagcgggcctgggggggcctgGTCGGCGTGGCCCTGCTGCTGGccctctggctcctgtggctgctggggccagcccctgggggtgCCCCGGGCCCCCAGCCCACGGTCACCATCCTCGTCTGGCACTGGCCCTTCGCGGAGCAGCCCCCGGAGCTGCCCCACAACACCTGCACCCCCTATGGCTTGGCCCACTGCCGGCTGAGCACCGACCGAAGCCTGCTGGCCAGTGCCGACGCCGTGGTCTTCCACCACCGTGAGCTGGAGACCCGGCGCTCCCGCCTGCCCCTGGCGCAGCGGCCGCAAGGGCAGCCCTGGGTGTGGGCGTCCATGGAGTCCCCCAGCCACACCCACGGCCTCCATCGCCTGCGGGGCGTCTTCAACTGGGTGCTGAGCTACCGGCGGGACTCCGACATCTTCGTGCCCTATGGCCGTCTGGAGCCCCGGCTGGGGCCCGCACCCCCGCTGCCAGCCAAGAGCGGGCTGGCCGCCTGGGTGGTGAGCAACTTCCAGGAGCGGCAGCTGCGGGCCAAGCTGTACCGGCAGCTGGCGCCTCACCTGCGGGTGGACGTGTTCGGCCGTGCCAGCCGGCGGCCGCTCTGTGCCGACTGCCTGCTGCCCACCGTGGCCCGATACCGCTTCTACCTGGCCTTCGAGAACTCCCAGCACCGCGACTACATCACCGAGAAGTTCTGGCGGAACGCGCTGGCCGCTGGCGCCGTGCCCGTGGTCCTGGGGCCCCCGCGGGCCACCTACGAGGCCTTCGCACCTGCGGACGCCTTCGTGCACGTGGACGACTTCGGCTCGGCCTTCGAGCTGGCCGCCTTCCTCGCGGGCATGAACGAGAGCCGCTACCAGCGCTTCTTCGCCTGGCGCAGCCGGCTCCGCGTGCGGCTGTTCAGTGACTGGCGGGAGCGCTTCTGCGCCGTCTGTGCCCGCATGCCCCACCTGCCCCGCGGCCGGGTCTACGAGGACCTCGAGGGCTGGTTCCGGGCCTGA
- the NPDC1 gene encoding neural proliferation differentiation and control protein 1 isoform X2 produces MATPVPPPSPRHLRLLRLLLSGLILGAALRGASAAAAGRPDVATCPRSLDCALKRRARCPPGAHSCGPCLQPFQEDQHGLCVSRVRRPSGGGLPQPRLEEDIDVLAEELARKEAGHSRATAWPLPEGPPRPLEPATLGFSELAQGPKPGLPATRAAPTPTPRSPLGSPVSSGPVHMSPLEHRGRRGDGLALVLILGFCVAGVAALAVAVLCWCRLQRETRLAQKVDYTAPKAPGSPATPRISPGDQRLAHSAEVFHYQRQRQQMRSLERHKEPAQELDSASSDEENEDGDFTVYECPGLAPTGEMEVRNPLFDHASLPAPLPGPRPSPAPQ; encoded by the exons ATGGCGACGCCCGTGCCTCCGCCCTCGCCGCGGCACCTGcggctgctgcggctgctgctgtCCGGCCTGATCCTCGGCGCGGCCCTGCGCGGGGCCTCCGCGGCCGCCGCCGGCCGCCCGG ATGTGGCCACTTGTCCCCGGAGCCTGGACTGTGCTCTGAAGAGGCGGGCGCGATGCCCCCCGGGTGCCCACAGCTGCGGGCCCTGCTTGCAGCCCTTCCAGGAGGACCAGCACGGGCTCTGCGTGTCCAGGGTGCGCCGGCCCTCTG GGGGGGGCCTGCCGCAGCCCAGACTGGAGGAGGACATTGACGTCCTGGCAGAGGAGCTGGCCCGGAAGGAGGCCGGGCACTCGagggccacagcctggcccctgcccgAGGGGCCTCCACGGCCGCTGGAGCCGG CCACCCTGGGGTTCTCCGAGCTGGCTCAGGGACCCAAACCGGGCCTCCCCGCCACTCgggcggcccccacccccacgccccgcAGCCCCCTGGGCTCCCCTGTGTCTTCTGGGCCAGTTCACATGTCCCCACTGGAGCACCGTGGCCGGCGGGGTGACGGGCTTGCCCTCG TGCTGATCCTGGGCTTCTGCGTGGCAGGCGTGGCCGCCCTGGCCGTGGCTGTCCTGTGCTGGTGCAG GCTGCAGAGGGAGACCCGCCTGGCTCAGAAGGTGGACTACACGGCCCCGAAGGCGCCCGGATCGCCCGCCACGCCGCGGATCTCG CCCGGGGACCagcggctggcgcacagcgctgagGTCTTCCACTaccagcggcagcggcagcagaTGCGCAGCCTGGAGCG GCATAAAGAGCCGGCCCAGGAGCTGGACTCGGCCTCTTCGGACGAGGAGAACGAAGACGGCGACTTCACGGTGTACGAGTGCCCGGGCCTGGCCCCG ACCGGGGAGATGGAGGTGCGCAACCCGCTGTTCGACCACGCCTCGCTGCCCGCGCCCCTGCCCGGGCCGCGGCCCTCACCCGCGCCGCAGTGA
- the NPDC1 gene encoding neural proliferation differentiation and control protein 1 isoform X3: protein MGPPRLRGDVATCPRSLDCALKRRARCPPGAHSCGPCLQPFQEDQHGLCVSRVRRPSGGGLPQPRLEEDIDVLAEELARKEAGHSRATAWPLPEGPPRPLEPAATLGFSELAQGPKPGLPATRAAPTPTPRSPLGSPVSSGPVHMSPLEHRGRRGDGLALVLILGFCVAGVAALAVAVLCWCRLQRETRLAQKVDYTAPKAPGSPATPRISPGDQRLAHSAEVFHYQRQRQQMRSLERHKEPAQELDSASSDEENEDGDFTVYECPGLAPTGEMEVRNPLFDHASLPAPLPGPRPSPAPQ, encoded by the exons ATGGGGCCCCCCCGGCTCCGCGGAG ATGTGGCCACTTGTCCCCGGAGCCTGGACTGTGCTCTGAAGAGGCGGGCGCGATGCCCCCCGGGTGCCCACAGCTGCGGGCCCTGCTTGCAGCCCTTCCAGGAGGACCAGCACGGGCTCTGCGTGTCCAGGGTGCGCCGGCCCTCTG GGGGGGGCCTGCCGCAGCCCAGACTGGAGGAGGACATTGACGTCCTGGCAGAGGAGCTGGCCCGGAAGGAGGCCGGGCACTCGagggccacagcctggcccctgcccgAGGGGCCTCCACGGCCGCTGGAGCCGG CAGCCACCCTGGGGTTCTCCGAGCTGGCTCAGGGACCCAAACCGGGCCTCCCCGCCACTCgggcggcccccacccccacgccccgcAGCCCCCTGGGCTCCCCTGTGTCTTCTGGGCCAGTTCACATGTCCCCACTGGAGCACCGTGGCCGGCGGGGTGACGGGCTTGCCCTCG TGCTGATCCTGGGCTTCTGCGTGGCAGGCGTGGCCGCCCTGGCCGTGGCTGTCCTGTGCTGGTGCAG GCTGCAGAGGGAGACCCGCCTGGCTCAGAAGGTGGACTACACGGCCCCGAAGGCGCCCGGATCGCCCGCCACGCCGCGGATCTCG CCCGGGGACCagcggctggcgcacagcgctgagGTCTTCCACTaccagcggcagcggcagcagaTGCGCAGCCTGGAGCG GCATAAAGAGCCGGCCCAGGAGCTGGACTCGGCCTCTTCGGACGAGGAGAACGAAGACGGCGACTTCACGGTGTACGAGTGCCCGGGCCTGGCCCCG ACCGGGGAGATGGAGGTGCGCAACCCGCTGTTCGACCACGCCTCGCTGCCCGCGCCCCTGCCCGGGCCGCGGCCCTCACCCGCGCCGCAGTGA
- the NPDC1 gene encoding neural proliferation differentiation and control protein 1 isoform X1, translated as MATPVPPPSPRHLRLLRLLLSGLILGAALRGASAAAAGRPDVATCPRSLDCALKRRARCPPGAHSCGPCLQPFQEDQHGLCVSRVRRPSGGGLPQPRLEEDIDVLAEELARKEAGHSRATAWPLPEGPPRPLEPAATLGFSELAQGPKPGLPATRAAPTPTPRSPLGSPVSSGPVHMSPLEHRGRRGDGLALVLILGFCVAGVAALAVAVLCWCRLQRETRLAQKVDYTAPKAPGSPATPRISPGDQRLAHSAEVFHYQRQRQQMRSLERHKEPAQELDSASSDEENEDGDFTVYECPGLAPTGEMEVRNPLFDHASLPAPLPGPRPSPAPQ; from the exons ATGGCGACGCCCGTGCCTCCGCCCTCGCCGCGGCACCTGcggctgctgcggctgctgctgtCCGGCCTGATCCTCGGCGCGGCCCTGCGCGGGGCCTCCGCGGCCGCCGCCGGCCGCCCGG ATGTGGCCACTTGTCCCCGGAGCCTGGACTGTGCTCTGAAGAGGCGGGCGCGATGCCCCCCGGGTGCCCACAGCTGCGGGCCCTGCTTGCAGCCCTTCCAGGAGGACCAGCACGGGCTCTGCGTGTCCAGGGTGCGCCGGCCCTCTG GGGGGGGCCTGCCGCAGCCCAGACTGGAGGAGGACATTGACGTCCTGGCAGAGGAGCTGGCCCGGAAGGAGGCCGGGCACTCGagggccacagcctggcccctgcccgAGGGGCCTCCACGGCCGCTGGAGCCGG CAGCCACCCTGGGGTTCTCCGAGCTGGCTCAGGGACCCAAACCGGGCCTCCCCGCCACTCgggcggcccccacccccacgccccgcAGCCCCCTGGGCTCCCCTGTGTCTTCTGGGCCAGTTCACATGTCCCCACTGGAGCACCGTGGCCGGCGGGGTGACGGGCTTGCCCTCG TGCTGATCCTGGGCTTCTGCGTGGCAGGCGTGGCCGCCCTGGCCGTGGCTGTCCTGTGCTGGTGCAG GCTGCAGAGGGAGACCCGCCTGGCTCAGAAGGTGGACTACACGGCCCCGAAGGCGCCCGGATCGCCCGCCACGCCGCGGATCTCG CCCGGGGACCagcggctggcgcacagcgctgagGTCTTCCACTaccagcggcagcggcagcagaTGCGCAGCCTGGAGCG GCATAAAGAGCCGGCCCAGGAGCTGGACTCGGCCTCTTCGGACGAGGAGAACGAAGACGGCGACTTCACGGTGTACGAGTGCCCGGGCCTGGCCCCG ACCGGGGAGATGGAGGTGCGCAACCCGCTGTTCGACCACGCCTCGCTGCCCGCGCCCCTGCCCGGGCCGCGGCCCTCACCCGCGCCGCAGTGA
- the ENTPD2 gene encoding ectonucleoside triphosphate diphosphohydrolase 2 isoform X2: MAKKVLPLLLPPLLLAALGLAGLLLLCLPTRDVREPPAFKYGIVLDAGSSHTSMFVYKWPADKENDTGIVGQHSSCHVQGGGISSYADNPSGAGRSLVECLEQALRDVPRDRHASTPLYLGATAGMRLLNLRSPEAAAAVLAAVGQTLAQYPFDFRGARILSGQDEGVFGWVTANYLLENLIKYSWVGRWFRPRKGTLGAMDLGGASTQITFETSSPVEDPANEVHLRLYGQHYRVYTHSFLCYGQDQVLQRLLASALQGSSDPDLCRALVSQLFNVSTCGFSRCSFDGVFQPPLAGSFIAFSAFYRTVEFLRTKMGLPVATLQQLDAAVETTCKQTWEELQARAPGPLDRLANSCAAATFVQQLLSRGYGFDERTFGGLAFQRQAADTAVGWALGYMLNLTNLVPSDPPGLRKGLQRGAWSVALLLFGALLLAALALGLRQVRSAKAQRAI; the protein is encoded by the exons ATGGCCAAGAAggtgctgccgctgctgctgccgccgctgctgctggcggCGCTGGGCCTCGCCGgcctcctgctgctgtgcctgcccACCCGCGACGTCCGGGAGCCGCCCGCCTTCAAG TACGGCATCGTCCTGGACGCCGGCTCCTCCCACACATCCATGTTTGTGTACAAGTGGCCGGCGGACAAGGAGAATGACACGGGCATcgtgggtcagcacagctcctgccacgtTCAAG GTGGCGGAATCTCCAGCTACGCGGACAACCCATCCGGGGCTGGCCGGAGCCTGGTCGAATGCCTTGAGCAGGCGCTCCGGGATGTGCCCAGAGACCGCCACGCGAGCACGCCCCTCTACCTGGGAGCCACAGCGGGCATGCGGCTACTCAA CCTGCGCAGCCCGGAGGCGGCCGCCGCCGTGCTCGCCGCCGTGGGGCAGACGCTGGCCCAGTACCCCTTCGACTTCCGCGGGGCACGCATCCTCTCCGGCCAGGACGAGGGGGTGTTTGGCTGGGTGACCGCCAACTACCTCCTGGAGAACCTCATCAAG TACAGCTGGGTGGGCCGGTGGTTCCGGCCCAGGAAGGGGACGCTGGGGGCCATGGACCTGGGAGGGGCCTCCACACAGATCACCTTTGAGACGTCCAGCCCCGTGGAGGACCCAGCCAACGAGGTGCACCTGCGGCTCTACGGCCAGCACTACCGCGTCTACACCCACAGCTTCCTCTGCTACGGCCAGGACCAGGTCCTCCAGAGGCTGCTGGCCAGTGCCCTCCAG GGCTCCAGCGACCCCGACCTCTGCCGAGCCCTGGTCTCCCAGCTCTTCAACGTCTCCACCTGCGGCTTCTCCCGGTGCTCCTTCGATGGGGTCTTCCAGCCCCCTCTGGCTGGGAGTTTCATC gccttcTCTGCTTTCTACCGCACGGTGGAGTTCCTGAGGACCAAGATGGGGCTGCCGGTGGCCACGCTGCAGCAGCTGGACGCGGCCGTGGAGACCACCTGCAAGCAGACCTGGGAAGAG CTGCAGGCTCGGGCGCCCGGGCCCCTGGACCGCCTGGCCAACTCCTGCGCGGCAGCCACGTTCGTGCAACAGCTGCTGAGCCGCGGCTACGGGTTCGACGAGCGCACCTTCGGCGGCCTGGCGTTCCAGAGGCAG GCCGCGGACACAGCGGTGGGCTGGGCGCTCGGCTACATGCTGAACCTGACCAACCTGGTGCCCTCCGACCCGCCGGGACTGCGCAAGGGCCTGCAGCGCGGCGCCTGGTCCGTCGCCCTCCTGCTCTTCGGCGCCTTGCTCCTGGCCGCGCTGgcgctggggctgcgccaggtgCGCTCCGCCAAGGCGCAGCGCGCCATCTAG
- the ENTPD2 gene encoding ectonucleoside triphosphate diphosphohydrolase 2 isoform X1 has product MAKKVLPLLLPPLLLAALGLAGLLLLCLPTRDVREPPAFKYGIVLDAGSSHTSMFVYKWPADKENDTGIVGQHSSCHVQGGGISSYADNPSGAGRSLVECLEQALRDVPRDRHASTPLYLGATAGMRLLNLRSPEAAAAVLAAVGQTLAQYPFDFRGARILSGQDEGVFGWVTANYLLENLIKYSWVGRWFRPRKGTLGAMDLGGASTQITFETSSPVEDPANEVHLRLYGQHYRVYTHSFLCYGQDQVLQRLLASALQTHRPHPCWPRGYSAEVQLRDVYQSPCVGQPQALNGSDRVVLQGSSDPDLCRALVSQLFNVSTCGFSRCSFDGVFQPPLAGSFIAFSAFYRTVEFLRTKMGLPVATLQQLDAAVETTCKQTWEELQARAPGPLDRLANSCAAATFVQQLLSRGYGFDERTFGGLAFQRQAADTAVGWALGYMLNLTNLVPSDPPGLRKGLQRGAWSVALLLFGALLLAALALGLRQVRSAKAQRAI; this is encoded by the exons ATGGCCAAGAAggtgctgccgctgctgctgccgccgctgctgctggcggCGCTGGGCCTCGCCGgcctcctgctgctgtgcctgcccACCCGCGACGTCCGGGAGCCGCCCGCCTTCAAG TACGGCATCGTCCTGGACGCCGGCTCCTCCCACACATCCATGTTTGTGTACAAGTGGCCGGCGGACAAGGAGAATGACACGGGCATcgtgggtcagcacagctcctgccacgtTCAAG GTGGCGGAATCTCCAGCTACGCGGACAACCCATCCGGGGCTGGCCGGAGCCTGGTCGAATGCCTTGAGCAGGCGCTCCGGGATGTGCCCAGAGACCGCCACGCGAGCACGCCCCTCTACCTGGGAGCCACAGCGGGCATGCGGCTACTCAA CCTGCGCAGCCCGGAGGCGGCCGCCGCCGTGCTCGCCGCCGTGGGGCAGACGCTGGCCCAGTACCCCTTCGACTTCCGCGGGGCACGCATCCTCTCCGGCCAGGACGAGGGGGTGTTTGGCTGGGTGACCGCCAACTACCTCCTGGAGAACCTCATCAAG TACAGCTGGGTGGGCCGGTGGTTCCGGCCCAGGAAGGGGACGCTGGGGGCCATGGACCTGGGAGGGGCCTCCACACAGATCACCTTTGAGACGTCCAGCCCCGTGGAGGACCCAGCCAACGAGGTGCACCTGCGGCTCTACGGCCAGCACTACCGCGTCTACACCCACAGCTTCCTCTGCTACGGCCAGGACCAGGTCCTCCAGAGGCTGCTGGCCAGTGCC CTCCAGAcccacaggccccacccctgctggcccaggggTTACTCCGCCGAAGTACAGCTCCGGGACGTGTACCAGTCGCCGTGCGTTGGACAGCCCCAGGCCCTCAACGGCAGTGACCGGGTCGTCCTGCAGGGCTCCAGCGACCCCGACCTCTGCCGAGCCCTGGTCTCCCAGCTCTTCAACGTCTCCACCTGCGGCTTCTCCCGGTGCTCCTTCGATGGGGTCTTCCAGCCCCCTCTGGCTGGGAGTTTCATC gccttcTCTGCTTTCTACCGCACGGTGGAGTTCCTGAGGACCAAGATGGGGCTGCCGGTGGCCACGCTGCAGCAGCTGGACGCGGCCGTGGAGACCACCTGCAAGCAGACCTGGGAAGAG CTGCAGGCTCGGGCGCCCGGGCCCCTGGACCGCCTGGCCAACTCCTGCGCGGCAGCCACGTTCGTGCAACAGCTGCTGAGCCGCGGCTACGGGTTCGACGAGCGCACCTTCGGCGGCCTGGCGTTCCAGAGGCAG GCCGCGGACACAGCGGTGGGCTGGGCGCTCGGCTACATGCTGAACCTGACCAACCTGGTGCCCTCCGACCCGCCGGGACTGCGCAAGGGCCTGCAGCGCGGCGCCTGGTCCGTCGCCCTCCTGCTCTTCGGCGCCTTGCTCCTGGCCGCGCTGgcgctggggctgcgccaggtgCGCTCCGCCAAGGCGCAGCGCGCCATCTAG